The Seleniivibrio woodruffii genome contains a region encoding:
- a CDS encoding thiamine pyrophosphate-binding protein, with amino-acid sequence MDGKTGNRKLLEQLIADGIEYIFGNPGTVEQGFLNELKNYPQLKYILTLQESIAVMAADGYARSTKKPTVVQLHSSPGIGNAVGAVYQAYRGHSPLVIIAGDAGVKYMNMDAQMAADLTGIMKPVTKYSTMVLHKDSVLRTLRRAVKIASTPPMGPVYVCLPADILDEINTEQVFPSASVIKTAPADDGVCAEIAASLVCAETPVFFIGDGVAYCGAEEAVKELAELIGAEVYGADCGELNMDNTSPCWKGMTGHMFGFASLPVTMKADAALILGTYMLPEVFPETGEIFNASAKVMHIDLNDYEIAKNHRVDTAVSADIGLTLKKVTALIKENASEADRKRFRSRFETLANTVKSPDFPELEKDAPLKMHEFAKVLKEKIPADTVIFDEALTSSPELTAFIVPKDRGTYFQTRGGSLGVGFPGAIGIKTANPEKTVIGFSGDGGCLYTIQALWTAAHHGIGAKFVVCNNMSYKLLKLNISQYWREQAMENEIFPECFSIDSPAVDFVSIARGFGVDALRVERREDIAGAIDAMLSTDKPFLIDLSVDTDHKNHQAGCRCGQ; translated from the coding sequence ATGGATGGTAAAACGGGAAACCGCAAGCTCCTTGAACAGCTCATCGCCGACGGTATCGAATATATCTTCGGCAACCCGGGAACTGTCGAGCAGGGTTTTCTGAACGAGCTTAAAAACTACCCGCAGCTCAAGTATATCCTGACGCTTCAGGAGAGTATCGCCGTTATGGCGGCGGACGGATACGCCAGAAGCACGAAAAAGCCCACTGTTGTTCAGCTCCACAGCTCCCCCGGCATAGGAAATGCCGTCGGCGCGGTGTATCAGGCATACAGAGGCCACTCCCCCCTTGTGATAATAGCGGGGGATGCGGGCGTGAAATATATGAACATGGATGCCCAGATGGCGGCGGATCTGACGGGCATAATGAAGCCCGTTACAAAGTATTCGACGATGGTTCTGCACAAGGACAGTGTCCTGCGCACCCTGCGCAGAGCCGTGAAGATAGCCTCAACACCGCCAATGGGGCCTGTATATGTCTGCCTGCCTGCGGACATTCTGGATGAAATCAACACCGAACAGGTTTTCCCTTCCGCATCAGTAATAAAGACAGCTCCCGCCGACGACGGCGTGTGTGCCGAAATAGCCGCATCTCTTGTATGCGCCGAAACACCTGTGTTTTTCATAGGTGACGGAGTTGCGTACTGCGGTGCGGAAGAGGCCGTTAAGGAACTTGCGGAGCTTATCGGTGCGGAGGTGTACGGTGCTGACTGCGGCGAACTGAATATGGACAACACCAGCCCCTGCTGGAAGGGCATGACAGGGCATATGTTCGGGTTTGCGAGCCTTCCAGTGACAATGAAAGCGGATGCGGCGCTGATATTGGGAACCTATATGCTTCCAGAGGTTTTCCCTGAAACTGGAGAAATTTTCAATGCGTCTGCAAAGGTCATGCATATCGACCTCAACGATTACGAGATAGCTAAGAACCACAGGGTCGACACCGCCGTCAGTGCGGACATCGGGCTGACACTGAAAAAGGTCACGGCTCTGATAAAAGAGAACGCTTCGGAAGCCGACAGGAAAAGGTTCCGCAGCAGGTTTGAAACCCTTGCAAATACGGTCAAGTCCCCCGATTTTCCTGAGCTTGAGAAGGATGCGCCTCTAAAGATGCACGAGTTTGCAAAGGTTCTTAAGGAAAAGATTCCGGCGGATACGGTTATTTTTGATGAAGCACTGACATCATCGCCTGAGCTTACGGCATTTATCGTGCCGAAAGACAGAGGAACCTATTTCCAGACCAGAGGCGGCTCCCTCGGGGTGGGTTTTCCGGGGGCGATAGGTATAAAAACCGCAAACCCCGAAAAAACAGTTATAGGTTTCAGCGGTGACGGCGGATGTCTGTATACGATTCAGGCTCTCTGGACAGCGGCTCACCACGGCATAGGCGCAAAGTTCGTGGTGTGCAACAACATGAGTTATAAACTGTTGAAGCTGAACATCAGCCAATACTGGAGAGAGCAGGCAATGGAGAACGAAATTTTCCCCGAGTGCTTTTCCATAGACTCTCCTGCAGTGGATTTTGTGTCCATAGCGAGGGGGTTCGGGGTTGATGCACTGCGGGTTGAACGAAGAGAGGACATCGCTGGCGCAATAGACGCCATGCTGTCGACGGACAAACCGTTTCTCATAGATTTGTCCGTGGATACTGACCACAAAAACCATCAGGCGGGATGCCGCTGCGGGCAGTGA
- a CDS encoding type 1 glutamine amidotransferase domain-containing protein — protein MAKKILAILSNYGYWGVELTGPMVKLEQAGYELTFATPRGMRPVALPPSYDTSYMDPPLGKCVTTPFDAEQVKSIKDSPKLDNPKNLSAWVPERPYYSTENFLRKLEAYYSELKKLEAELSEYAGILLVGGSGPLIDMVNNQRVHDLILAFRKMDKPIAAICYGVACLVFARDFNERKPIIEGKHVTGHCIEYDYHDGTGFVGTDLNIGPPPYVLEYMLRDAVGSGGGYHGNFGKETSVIVDYPFITARSLQCSHEFGEQLVNMLDKGLKRYGW, from the coding sequence ATGGCTAAGAAAATTTTAGCGATTCTTTCCAATTACGGATACTGGGGTGTTGAGCTTACCGGACCCATGGTCAAGCTGGAGCAGGCCGGCTATGAGCTGACATTTGCCACACCCAGAGGAATGAGACCGGTAGCTCTTCCCCCGAGCTATGACACTTCATATATGGATCCTCCCCTCGGAAAATGTGTAACAACACCTTTCGATGCAGAGCAGGTCAAAAGCATCAAAGATTCACCCAAACTGGACAATCCTAAAAACTTATCTGCATGGGTTCCCGAAAGACCCTACTACAGTACGGAAAATTTTCTCCGCAAGCTCGAAGCCTATTATTCGGAGCTTAAAAAGCTGGAGGCGGAGCTTTCCGAATACGCAGGAATACTGCTTGTGGGCGGAAGCGGTCCGCTTATCGACATGGTGAACAACCAGCGTGTACACGACCTTATCCTTGCATTCAGAAAAATGGACAAGCCCATAGCGGCAATATGCTACGGCGTTGCCTGTCTTGTTTTTGCAAGGGATTTCAACGAACGTAAACCCATCATTGAGGGCAAGCACGTCACGGGTCACTGCATAGAATACGACTATCACGACGGCACGGGCTTTGTGGGAACAGACCTCAACATCGGGCCTCCTCCCTATGTGCTTGAGTATATGCTTCGGGATGCTGTCGGTTCCGGCGGAGGATACCACGGCAATTTCGGAAAAGAGACGTCGGTCATAGTGGACTATCCGTTCATAACCGCCCGTTCGCTCCAGTGTTCGCACGAGTTCGGCGAGCAGCTTGTAAACATGCTCGACAAAGGACTTAAGAGATATGGATGGTAA
- a CDS encoding MFS transporter — protein sequence MKAIILILINFLITFGFSVSDGLFAVVFKDVVGNGIFLSFAFFFYSFSKIIFSPFAGRILDSMGVERVLGFSLVLFTAVSAVFILSDDKIIILTARIIQGCACAFFRPVLLCAIASEGKFSNLGRRAGQLDISFYLALAAGTFYGGFLFDASGKTGVFISIALCCVMSLLLFLLFRECLKTHGTAKEKPSANRLIPAANPALTGYLVYIFFKAWGISSVCIYLPVLMHNQGFTASNIGFAVSIPPFVMAFFLLFTGRLADILKKNTMVFTGGAVAAASYLSIPFAYDLPSIILIIIIGGAAGAFSQPALAALLLESAPDGQTGRTIGLFNTVMGLGFSVSPIINGLLLKFAGIGSIFIIAGITGLLSSMYFADCTENLVGDAADYKY from the coding sequence ATGAAAGCTATTATACTGATACTTATAAATTTTTTGATAACGTTCGGTTTTTCCGTTAGCGACGGGCTTTTTGCCGTTGTATTTAAAGATGTTGTCGGAAATGGTATTTTCCTCAGTTTTGCTTTTTTTTTCTATTCTTTTTCCAAAATCATATTTTCTCCTTTTGCCGGGCGGATACTGGACAGCATGGGGGTTGAGAGGGTGCTTGGCTTCTCTCTGGTGCTGTTTACGGCAGTGTCCGCCGTTTTTATACTTTCTGATGATAAAATTATAATCCTTACAGCAAGGATCATTCAAGGTTGCGCATGTGCTTTTTTCCGTCCCGTTCTTCTCTGCGCAATAGCCTCCGAAGGAAAATTTTCAAACCTGGGCAGAAGAGCGGGACAACTGGACATATCGTTCTATCTAGCATTGGCGGCTGGTACATTTTACGGTGGTTTTTTGTTTGATGCATCGGGCAAAACAGGTGTTTTTATATCAATTGCCCTCTGTTGTGTAATGTCATTGCTTTTGTTCCTCCTGTTCAGGGAATGCCTTAAAACACATGGAACTGCAAAAGAAAAACCATCCGCAAACAGGCTTATACCAGCCGCCAATCCCGCCTTAACAGGCTATCTCGTCTATATTTTCTTTAAAGCATGGGGAATATCTTCGGTGTGTATATACCTGCCTGTGCTGATGCATAATCAGGGTTTCACTGCTTCAAATATCGGTTTTGCAGTGAGCATCCCGCCGTTTGTGATGGCTTTTTTTCTGCTTTTCACAGGGAGGCTGGCGGATATTCTGAAAAAGAATACCATGGTTTTCACCGGAGGAGCAGTGGCGGCGGCTTCATACCTCAGTATCCCTTTTGCTTATGACCTGCCTTCGATTATTCTTATCATAATCATAGGAGGAGCGGCTGGCGCATTTTCTCAGCCTGCTTTGGCAGCGCTTCTGCTGGAGTCAGCGCCGGACGGACAGACAGGCAGGACTATCGGATTGTTCAACACGGTCATGGGGCTTGGGTTTTCCGTCAGTCCCATTATAAACGGGCTTTTACTGAAGTTTGCCGGAATAGGCAGTATTTTCATTATAGCAGGGATAACAGGTTTACTGTCTTCAATGTATTTTGCTGATTGCACTGAAAATCTTGTTGGCGATGCCGCTGATTATAAATACTGA
- a CDS encoding OprD family outer membrane porin, with protein MDFKRIPILLGSFALLTSSTCFAADNLKEMFSQGSVNGELRSYYYDRDFDSTQKEREDYATGGLFGYKSAALKGVSFGVTFATVNDTGSSDGKAVYGLLPKDQNGNHDSVTRMQEMYVQGQWFNTTLKYGGQMINTPFMNGNDIRLLPKSYKGASVINKSIPNLELQGYFITGYMGWADDDYMQVSDSAAKTADENKPMLIGGAKYKLPVNVLDVSAEGWLYSMSDVMDMTYYKVTAAKQLGDFKLSLEPTYFTQKSKGDELAGNLDSDQIGVAAGASAYGISLNAYYAKTGDTNLLTPWGDSRVINQQVLASQFAKEEAIAAKIGYDFGQLGLKGLSAYVLYGVYNAPEINGKTTDANEMDYNIQYDFGKNFGGILDGFSVRARYAFIDNKDADDYTDTRIYLRYTFALAGK; from the coding sequence ATGGATTTTAAAAGGATACCGATTCTTCTCGGTTCATTTGCTCTTCTGACCTCCTCCACCTGCTTTGCTGCAGATAATCTTAAAGAGATGTTCAGTCAGGGCAGTGTGAACGGAGAACTCAGGTCATATTATTATGACAGGGATTTTGATTCCACCCAGAAAGAGAGGGAAGACTACGCCACAGGCGGACTTTTCGGCTATAAGTCCGCAGCACTGAAAGGTGTCAGCTTTGGTGTTACTTTCGCAACCGTAAATGATACGGGAAGCAGCGACGGTAAAGCCGTATACGGACTTCTGCCGAAGGATCAGAACGGAAACCATGACAGCGTCACCAGAATGCAGGAAATGTACGTTCAGGGACAGTGGTTTAACACAACCCTGAAATACGGCGGTCAAATGATCAACACGCCCTTTATGAACGGAAACGACATCCGTCTGCTTCCGAAATCTTATAAAGGCGCATCTGTTATCAATAAAAGCATACCTAATCTGGAACTTCAGGGATATTTCATCACAGGCTACATGGGGTGGGCCGATGATGACTACATGCAGGTTTCAGACTCTGCGGCAAAAACAGCGGACGAGAACAAACCGATGCTGATCGGAGGTGCTAAATACAAACTTCCTGTAAATGTTCTGGATGTATCAGCAGAGGGCTGGCTGTACAGCATGTCCGATGTTATGGATATGACATATTATAAAGTCACTGCCGCAAAACAGCTCGGCGATTTTAAACTGAGCCTTGAACCCACATATTTCACTCAAAAATCCAAAGGGGATGAACTGGCAGGCAATCTGGACAGCGACCAGATTGGTGTTGCTGCGGGTGCATCTGCATACGGCATCTCACTGAACGCATATTACGCCAAAACCGGCGATACAAACCTTCTTACGCCCTGGGGTGACAGTCGTGTGATCAACCAGCAGGTTCTGGCCTCTCAGTTTGCCAAAGAGGAAGCTATCGCGGCAAAAATCGGATACGACTTTGGTCAGCTCGGGTTGAAAGGACTGTCAGCATATGTCCTTTACGGTGTGTACAACGCACCTGAGATCAACGGAAAAACTACTGACGCCAACGAAATGGACTATAACATTCAGTATGACTTCGGCAAAAACTTCGGCGGCATTCTGGACGGATTCAGCGTCAGGGCAAGATATGCCTTTATAGATAACAAAGATGCCGATGACTACACTGACACCAGAATATATCTGAGATATACGTTTGCATTAGCGGGAAAATAA